A DNA window from Streptomyces bacillaris contains the following coding sequences:
- a CDS encoding methionine/alanine import family NSS transporter small subunit — protein MSASAIVMMVVAMLIVWGGLITAILRLRSHPEPPEPMPPHTHPAE, from the coding sequence ATGTCCGCCAGCGCGATCGTCATGATGGTTGTCGCCATGCTCATCGTCTGGGGTGGACTGATCACCGCCATCCTCCGGCTGAGGAGCCACCCGGAGCCCCCGGAACCGATGCCGCCCCATACCCACCCGGCCGAGTGA
- a CDS encoding bifunctional glycosyltransferase/CDP-glycerol:glycerophosphate glycerophosphotransferase yields the protein MQSFLRECLDSILEQSFRDIEVIAVNDCSPDRCGEIVDEYAEADSRVRALHLPENVGLGLARNAGMEIARGDYLFFLDSDDTLTPGSLQLIADRLSDTTDPDVLIFDYARTFWWGGVTRNSLASVFQSKGPEVFTAKQRPDFLTLLMVVWNKVYRREFIEQRGFEFPPGYYEDTPWTFPVLMAAERIAALDHVVVHYRQRRQGNILRTVSRKHFDIFDQYERVFAFIDSDPSLAEWRPQLFTKMVDHFIAILAKSNRVPDELRAEFFALAHRHYRRYMPAGFVRPEGQAGVRYALIARNAYPVYQTLKVANQGRRKVRKTVRATRKKVVSKRLDRHYENALKQPVNQNLAVYSSYWGRGYVCNPAALHAKAKEIAPHVKGVVVAKAEEVHKLPPGTNYVIPGTEKYWEVMARAKYFFNNVNFEDRFVKRPGTVHVQTQHGTPLKRMGVDLLPFPVAAKGTNFRKLLERSDRWDYCISSNRFSADIWEQAFPCSFAALESGYPRNDVFYTSTAADVRRLRAEIGIPQGKIAVLYAPTHRDYTTSYVPQLDVAALADALGDDYVVLMRGHHFYEQKPELRKLQSSARVIDVTAHTASEELQLAADVLLADYSSMIFDYANLDRPIVIYANDWEAYKVSRGVYFDLLEEPPGHVARTQEELHDIFVGGAWKDEQSTSLRDTFRRKFCEYDDGKASERVIRQILLGEPAENLPVVPLDERTPAPSPAAAEAESVKEPAVGRSRAA from the coding sequence GTGCAGTCCTTCTTGCGGGAGTGCCTTGACTCCATCCTGGAGCAGTCCTTCCGTGACATCGAGGTAATCGCCGTCAACGACTGCTCGCCCGACCGCTGCGGTGAGATCGTCGACGAGTACGCCGAGGCCGACAGCCGGGTCCGGGCACTGCACCTGCCCGAGAACGTGGGCCTTGGCCTGGCGCGGAACGCGGGGATGGAGATCGCGCGCGGCGACTACCTCTTCTTCCTCGACAGCGACGACACGCTGACGCCCGGTTCGCTGCAGCTCATAGCCGACCGGCTTTCGGACACCACCGACCCGGACGTCCTGATCTTCGACTACGCCCGCACCTTCTGGTGGGGCGGCGTCACCCGCAACAGCCTGGCCTCGGTCTTCCAGTCGAAGGGCCCGGAGGTCTTCACCGCCAAGCAGCGGCCCGACTTCCTCACCCTGCTCATGGTCGTGTGGAACAAGGTCTACCGGCGTGAGTTCATCGAGCAGCGCGGCTTCGAATTCCCGCCCGGATACTACGAAGACACCCCCTGGACCTTCCCGGTGCTGATGGCCGCCGAGCGCATCGCGGCCCTGGACCACGTGGTCGTCCACTACCGCCAGCGCCGCCAGGGGAACATCCTCCGCACGGTCAGCCGCAAGCACTTCGACATTTTCGACCAGTACGAGCGGGTCTTCGCCTTCATCGACAGCGACCCGTCGCTCGCGGAGTGGCGGCCCCAGCTCTTCACGAAGATGGTCGACCACTTCATCGCCATCCTGGCGAAGAGCAATCGGGTCCCCGACGAACTGCGGGCCGAGTTCTTCGCCTTGGCGCACCGTCACTACCGGCGCTACATGCCGGCCGGCTTCGTCCGGCCCGAGGGGCAGGCCGGTGTCCGCTACGCCCTGATCGCACGTAACGCCTACCCGGTCTACCAGACGCTCAAGGTGGCCAACCAGGGCCGGCGCAAGGTCCGCAAGACCGTCCGTGCCACCCGGAAGAAGGTCGTCAGCAAGCGCCTCGACCGGCACTACGAGAACGCCCTCAAGCAGCCGGTCAACCAGAACCTGGCCGTCTACTCGTCGTACTGGGGCCGGGGTTACGTGTGCAATCCCGCCGCGCTGCACGCCAAGGCCAAGGAGATCGCCCCCCACGTCAAGGGCGTCGTGGTGGCCAAGGCGGAAGAGGTGCACAAGCTTCCGCCGGGCACCAACTACGTGATCCCGGGGACCGAGAAGTACTGGGAAGTCATGGCGCGAGCCAAGTACTTCTTCAACAACGTCAACTTCGAGGACCGCTTCGTCAAGCGGCCCGGCACCGTCCATGTGCAGACGCAGCACGGCACGCCGCTCAAGCGCATGGGTGTCGACCTGCTGCCTTTCCCGGTCGCGGCGAAGGGCACCAATTTCCGCAAGCTCCTGGAGCGCTCGGACCGCTGGGACTACTGCATATCCTCCAACCGGTTCTCCGCGGACATCTGGGAGCAGGCGTTCCCCTGCTCTTTCGCGGCGCTGGAGAGCGGCTACCCGCGCAACGACGTCTTCTACACCTCGACCGCGGCCGACGTCCGCCGTCTCCGGGCCGAGATCGGCATCCCGCAGGGGAAGATCGCCGTCCTCTACGCGCCGACCCACCGGGACTACACCACGAGCTACGTCCCCCAGCTCGACGTCGCCGCTCTCGCCGACGCCCTGGGCGACGACTACGTGGTGCTGATGCGGGGCCACCACTTCTACGAGCAGAAGCCGGAGCTGCGGAAGCTCCAGTCGTCGGCCCGGGTCATCGACGTCACCGCCCACACCGCCTCGGAGGAGCTGCAGCTCGCCGCGGACGTGCTGCTGGCGGACTACTCGTCCATGATCTTCGACTACGCCAACCTCGACCGGCCGATCGTGATCTACGCCAACGACTGGGAGGCGTACAAGGTCTCCCGCGGCGTCTACTTCGACCTGCTGGAGGAGCCGCCCGGCCACGTCGCGCGGACCCAGGAGGAGTTGCACGACATCTTCGTCGGCGGGGCCTGGAAGGACGAGCAGTCCACTTCCCTGCGGGACACCTTCCGTCGTAAGTTCTGCGAGTACGACGACGGCAAGGCATCCGAGCGCGTCATCCGGCAGATCCTGCTGGGCGAGCCGGCGGAGAACCTGCCGGTCGTGCCGCTGGACGAGCGGACGCCGGCGCCCTCACCCGCCGCCGCCGAGGCGGAGAGCGTGAAGGAACCCGCGGTCGGTCGGTCCAGGGCCGCTTGA
- a CDS encoding glycosyltransferase family 4 protein, with translation MKLTYLIYNAFGVGGTVRTVFNQANAMAERGHDVEIASMLRYHEEPPFDLDPRVTMTALVDNRSGSYVDWDRYDGPEDTSWHERFPAGVSKNADSRRRISAMIRFLRGLDDRIVIGTRPTINLIVAEYADPSLVRVVQEHAGLSTHKGEWRTAIDAAYMRMDALVCLTEADRAAYAEAFPEVRVERIPNALHSLDVPRSDLSRKQVVSAGRLDGNKGVDKLIAAFGQVVEAHPDWTLRIHGDGPELDALRKAVRTRHLYNHVFLMGSTRKLDEQLAKGSIFAMSSKSEGFGMVLLEAMNCGLPVVSFNCPVGPRELVTDGVDGLLVPELDVDALAQGLIRLIEDEELRRGFSRAALQKAAEYGPDIVTKTWEQLYEDLSSAK, from the coding sequence ATGAAGCTCACTTACCTGATCTACAACGCGTTCGGTGTCGGCGGCACCGTCCGTACCGTGTTCAACCAGGCCAACGCCATGGCCGAGCGCGGCCATGACGTCGAGATCGCGAGCATGCTCCGCTACCACGAGGAGCCTCCCTTCGACCTGGACCCGCGGGTCACGATGACCGCGCTGGTGGACAACCGGTCCGGCTCGTACGTCGACTGGGACCGGTACGACGGCCCGGAGGACACCTCCTGGCACGAGCGGTTCCCGGCGGGTGTCTCCAAGAACGCGGACAGCCGCCGCCGGATCAGCGCGATGATCCGTTTCCTCCGCGGTCTGGACGACCGGATCGTCATCGGCACGCGGCCCACGATCAACCTGATCGTCGCGGAGTACGCGGACCCGTCGCTCGTCCGGGTCGTCCAGGAGCACGCGGGGCTCTCCACGCACAAGGGCGAGTGGCGCACGGCCATCGACGCCGCGTACATGAGGATGGACGCGCTCGTCTGCCTCACCGAGGCGGACCGTGCCGCCTACGCCGAGGCGTTCCCCGAGGTCCGCGTCGAGCGGATCCCGAACGCGCTGCACTCCCTCGACGTCCCGCGCAGCGACCTCTCGCGGAAGCAGGTCGTCAGCGCCGGACGGCTCGACGGCAACAAGGGCGTCGACAAGCTGATCGCGGCGTTCGGCCAGGTCGTGGAAGCCCACCCGGACTGGACGCTGCGCATCCACGGCGACGGTCCCGAGCTGGACGCTCTCCGCAAGGCCGTCCGCACCAGGCATCTCTACAACCACGTCTTCCTCATGGGGTCGACCCGCAAGCTCGACGAGCAGCTGGCGAAGGGCTCCATCTTCGCGATGAGCTCCAAGTCCGAGGGGTTCGGCATGGTGCTGCTGGAGGCCATGAACTGCGGCCTCCCCGTGGTCAGCTTCAACTGCCCGGTCGGCCCCCGGGAACTTGTCACCGACGGCGTCGACGGCCTGCTCGTCCCCGAACTCGACGTGGACGCCCTGGCCCAGGGCCTCATCCGGCTCATCGAGGACGAGGAACTGCGCCGCGGCTTCTCCCGGGCGGCCCTGCAGAAGGCCGCCGAGTACGGCCCCGACATCGTCACCAAGACGTGGGAGCAGCTCTACGAGGACCTGTCCTCGGCAAAGTGA
- a CDS encoding Nramp family divalent metal transporter: protein MTTPAPPKPAREVAPTPIEVRRVRRAFYGPAFVAAVAYVDPGNFATNFQAGANFGYLLVWVLVMANVVAMFIQYLSAKTGLATGKDLAALCGQRLPKPVAAGLWVQAELVVMATDLAEFVGAAIGLNLLFGVPLFPAGLATAVISFALLALQSRGYRPFELATTFLLAVIGFGFLYQLVAVGGPDGGQLAEGLVPRLAGTESLTLAVGIIGATVMPHVIYLHSAVTAGRLRPVGERAMRTALRALRTDCVGGLGMAGLINLAMLCVAAVLFHGAGGGFDGSLTGAHEHLGRLVGGMAALAFAVALLASGLSSSGVGTYAGQVVMDGFVRRRLPLLLRRGLTMLPALVVLALGVSPDDALIGSQVVLSFGIPFALAPLVYFTSRPALMGTLVNRRVTTWTGAVICVVLSALNLYLLVQLLFG, encoded by the coding sequence ATGACCACGCCCGCTCCTCCGAAGCCGGCCAGGGAGGTCGCCCCGACCCCGATCGAGGTGCGCCGGGTGCGCCGGGCCTTCTACGGTCCGGCGTTCGTCGCCGCGGTGGCCTATGTGGACCCGGGCAACTTCGCGACCAACTTCCAGGCGGGGGCGAACTTCGGCTATCTGCTGGTCTGGGTGCTGGTGATGGCGAACGTCGTCGCCATGTTCATCCAGTACCTGTCGGCGAAGACGGGCCTGGCGACGGGCAAGGACCTGGCGGCGCTGTGCGGGCAGCGGCTGCCGAAGCCGGTGGCGGCCGGGCTGTGGGTCCAGGCCGAACTGGTCGTGATGGCGACGGACCTGGCCGAGTTCGTGGGCGCGGCGATCGGGCTGAACCTGCTCTTCGGGGTGCCGCTCTTCCCGGCCGGGCTGGCCACGGCCGTCATCAGCTTCGCGCTGCTGGCCCTGCAGAGCCGGGGCTACCGGCCCTTCGAGCTGGCGACCACGTTTCTGCTGGCGGTGATCGGGTTCGGGTTCCTCTACCAACTGGTAGCGGTGGGCGGCCCGGACGGCGGGCAGCTGGCGGAGGGGCTGGTTCCGCGGCTGGCGGGCACGGAGTCGCTCACGCTGGCGGTCGGGATCATCGGCGCGACGGTGATGCCGCACGTGATCTATCTGCACTCGGCGGTGACGGCGGGCCGGCTCCGGCCGGTGGGCGAGCGGGCGATGCGGACGGCCCTGCGCGCGCTGCGTACGGACTGCGTCGGGGGCCTGGGGATGGCCGGGCTGATCAACCTGGCGATGCTCTGTGTCGCCGCGGTCCTCTTCCACGGCGCGGGCGGGGGTTTCGACGGCTCCCTGACCGGGGCGCACGAGCACCTGGGCCGGCTGGTGGGCGGTATGGCGGCCCTGGCGTTCGCGGTGGCGCTGCTGGCGTCCGGCCTGTCCTCGTCGGGCGTGGGCACCTATGCCGGGCAGGTGGTGATGGACGGCTTCGTCCGCCGCCGCCTCCCGCTCCTGCTCCGCCGCGGCCTGACCATGCTGCCCGCCCTGGTGGTCCTGGCCCTCGGCGTCTCCCCGGACGACGCCCTGATCGGCTCCCAGGTGGTGCTCTCCTTCGGCATCCCCTTCGCCCTGGCCCCGCTCGTCTACTTCACCAGCCGCCCCGCCCTGATGGGCACCCTGGTGAACCGCCGGGTCACCACCTGGACGGGCGCGGTGATCTGCGTGGTGCTCTCCGCCCTGAACCTGTACCTCCTGGTCCAGCTGCTCTTCGGCTGA
- a CDS encoding VOC family protein codes for MSDEQYRQEIAHLARVELHTPDPDGTLWFFKDLLGMYETRREGQSVYLRGYEDPYQWSLKITEGPVARMDHAALRTTSPEALERRVRSLQAGNGEGAWTEDEYGYGKTYDFTTPDGHHMSLLWEAEKYRAPEDLRSKILSRPSKKPLQGLPIKRLDHLNLLASDVTPMRNSFERHLGLRTNERVVDGEVEAGVWMSSSQLSHDVAVMRDARGARGRLHHVAFYYGVQQHTVDAAEMFRDYDITIEAGPDRHGITQSSFLYVFEPGGNRIELFGDPGILILEPDFETRTWTMDQIDTGTAIGGTNLPQETYFTYGTPPVPPEPTEDDAS; via the coding sequence ATGAGCGACGAACAGTACCGGCAGGAGATCGCGCACCTCGCGCGGGTCGAGCTGCACACCCCCGACCCCGACGGCACCCTGTGGTTCTTCAAGGACCTGCTGGGCATGTACGAGACCCGGCGCGAGGGCCAGTCGGTCTATCTGCGCGGCTACGAGGACCCGTACCAGTGGAGTCTGAAGATCACCGAGGGCCCGGTGGCCCGCATGGACCACGCGGCGCTGCGGACGACGTCGCCGGAGGCGCTGGAGCGCCGGGTGCGCTCGCTGCAGGCCGGGAACGGCGAGGGGGCCTGGACGGAGGACGAGTACGGGTACGGCAAGACGTACGACTTCACCACCCCCGACGGCCACCACATGAGCCTGCTGTGGGAGGCGGAGAAGTACCGGGCGCCGGAGGACCTGCGCAGCAAGATCCTCAGCCGCCCGTCGAAGAAGCCGCTCCAGGGGCTGCCGATCAAGCGTCTGGACCACCTCAACCTGCTGGCCAGCGACGTCACCCCGATGCGGAACTCCTTCGAGCGGCACCTGGGGCTGCGCACCAACGAGCGGGTGGTGGACGGTGAGGTCGAGGCCGGGGTCTGGATGAGCAGCAGCCAGCTCAGCCATGACGTCGCCGTCATGCGCGACGCCCGGGGCGCCCGGGGCCGGCTGCACCATGTCGCCTTCTACTACGGGGTACAGCAGCACACGGTGGACGCGGCGGAGATGTTCCGCGACTACGACATCACCATCGAGGCGGGCCCCGACCGGCACGGGATCACACAGAGCTCCTTCCTGTACGTCTTCGAGCCCGGCGGCAACCGGATCGAGCTGTTCGGCGACCCGGGCATCCTGATCCTGGAGCCGGACTTCGAGACCCGTACGTGGACGATGGACCAGATCGACACGGGGACGGCGATCGGCGGGACGAACCTGCCGCAGGAGACGTACTTCACGTACGGCACACCGCCCGTGCCCCCGGAGCCGACCGAGGACGACGCGAGCTGA
- a CDS encoding 2-hydroxymuconate tautomerase, giving the protein MPFIDVTLGTGRSPEQVRALIHELTEAAHRAVGAPVANIRVVIREVAPQHWAAGDVTTAERAAARTADGTAPPNNSQQSTGGRPPAPAQEGSGT; this is encoded by the coding sequence GTGCCCTTCATCGACGTCACCCTCGGCACCGGCCGCTCGCCCGAGCAGGTGCGCGCCCTGATCCACGAACTCACCGAGGCGGCGCACCGGGCCGTGGGCGCCCCGGTCGCGAACATCCGGGTCGTCATCCGCGAGGTCGCGCCCCAGCACTGGGCGGCGGGCGACGTGACGACGGCGGAACGCGCGGCGGCCCGTACGGCGGACGGCACCGCCCCACCGAACAACTCCCAACAGAGCACGGGCGGCAGACCGCCCGCACCGGCGCAGGAAGGCAGTGGCACATGA
- a CDS encoding 2-keto-4-pentenoate hydratase, which translates to MAEALEIRPGDTRRAAAVLLEAERSVTARGPITAQWPTLDLPGAYTVQYEALQQRLARGEKLIGVKLGLTSRAKQLRMGIDSPSLAWLTDAMVLPAGEPLPRERLIHPRAEPEIVFVMGERLAGPGVTAATALRAVERVHAGVEIIDSRFQDFSFTLADAVADNSSSALFVLGPVGRSPEGLDLAHEAVLLEVDGEPVDSATGAAVQGHPAEALALAANALGERGLALEPGQLVLTGGMTDAVHVRPGASVRASFSTLGAVSVAGG; encoded by the coding sequence ATGGCCGAGGCACTGGAAATACGACCGGGTGACACGCGACGTGCCGCCGCGGTCCTGCTGGAGGCGGAACGCTCCGTCACCGCACGGGGCCCGATCACCGCGCAGTGGCCCACGCTCGATCTGCCGGGCGCCTACACCGTGCAGTACGAGGCGCTGCAACAGCGCCTGGCCCGGGGCGAGAAGCTCATCGGGGTCAAGCTGGGCCTCACCTCGCGGGCCAAGCAGCTCCGGATGGGCATCGACTCGCCGTCCCTGGCCTGGCTGACGGACGCCATGGTGCTGCCCGCCGGCGAACCGCTCCCGCGCGAGCGGCTGATCCACCCGCGCGCCGAGCCGGAGATCGTCTTCGTGATGGGCGAGCGGCTGGCCGGACCGGGCGTCACGGCGGCGACCGCGCTCCGGGCGGTGGAGCGGGTGCACGCCGGGGTCGAGATCATCGACAGCCGCTTCCAGGACTTCTCCTTCACGCTCGCCGACGCGGTCGCGGACAACAGCTCCTCCGCGCTCTTCGTCCTGGGCCCGGTCGGCCGCTCGCCCGAGGGGCTGGACCTGGCGCACGAGGCGGTGCTGCTGGAGGTGGACGGCGAACCGGTCGACTCGGCCACCGGTGCCGCCGTCCAGGGCCACCCGGCCGAGGCGCTGGCCCTCGCGGCGAACGCCCTGGGCGAGCGCGGACTGGCCCTGGAGCCGGGCCAGTTGGTCCTGACCGGCGGAATGACCGACGCGGTCCACGTACGGCCCGGTGCGAGCGTCCGCGCGAGCTTCTCCACCCTCGGCGCCGTCTCCGTCGCGGGGGGCTGA
- a CDS encoding 2-keto-4-pentenoate hydratase, whose product MTAHHDADATRETAARLHSAHRTGKPTASPGREGTVTTLADAYRVQAEVVRLHTAEGERIRGLKVGLTSSTARRTLEGATEPVLGRLTSGMFRTTQLLPATDELIRPQAEPALLFVLGAPLEGPGANAADALRAVEFVLPALEITDSRVEDGPATVLDLAADNAGCHSVVLGTEPVPPADTDLRLAGYVLYRDGAVVATGATGMALGSPLAALAWAANAREDDGFPLTAGSSVLVSGFATPTELLPGSTVTASLSGLGTATVTRAG is encoded by the coding sequence ATGACCGCACATCATGACGCCGACGCGACACGCGAGACGGCCGCACGACTGCACAGCGCCCACCGCACCGGAAAGCCGACCGCATCCCCCGGCCGCGAAGGTACGGTGACGACCCTCGCCGACGCCTACCGCGTACAGGCGGAGGTGGTCCGCCTGCACACCGCCGAGGGCGAGCGGATACGCGGGCTGAAGGTGGGCCTGACCTCCTCCACCGCCCGGCGCACCCTGGAGGGGGCGACGGAGCCGGTGCTCGGCCGGCTGACCTCCGGCATGTTCCGTACGACCCAGCTCCTCCCGGCCACCGACGAGTTGATCCGTCCGCAGGCGGAGCCCGCGCTGCTGTTCGTCCTCGGCGCACCGCTGGAGGGCCCCGGGGCGAACGCGGCGGACGCGCTGCGGGCGGTGGAGTTCGTGCTGCCCGCGCTGGAGATCACCGACTCCCGGGTGGAGGACGGCCCGGCCACCGTCCTGGACCTGGCCGCCGACAACGCGGGGTGCCACTCCGTGGTCCTCGGTACGGAGCCGGTGCCGCCCGCCGACACCGATCTGCGGCTGGCCGGATACGTGCTGTACCGCGACGGTGCGGTCGTCGCGACCGGGGCCACCGGCATGGCGCTCGGCTCGCCCCTGGCGGCGCTGGCCTGGGCGGCGAACGCCCGGGAGGACGACGGGTTCCCGCTCACGGCGGGCAGCAGCGTCCTGGTCTCCGGCTTCGCCACGCCCACGGAGCTGCTGCCCGGCTCCACGGTGACGGCGTCGCTGTCGGGCCTGGGCACGGCGACGGTCACCCGGGCGGGCTGA
- a CDS encoding aldehyde dehydrogenase: protein MSIGATAAEKRTVHHLIGGRSVASEDGRTFETRDPHDDALLGTVARGAARDGELAVTAAREAFDAGPWPRMTAAERRTVLHAVADAVDEHRDELALLESHDSGKTLRHARHGEMPRVAQNLRFFADFAALATEEAYPDGPVLGYSLHAPAGVVSAISPWNAPLMLATWKVAPALAFGNTVVLKPAPQTPLTAARFGELALEAGLPEGVLNIVHGYGGDEVAGPLTGDPRVDRITFTGSSATGAAIMAAAAANLTPVSAELGGKSANIVFADADLDIAVPESIRAIFGGSGQVCFAGSRLLVQRSILPEFLERFTAEAEKLVVGDPRQEQTFMGPLIERAHLEKVHGYVELAQREGGTVLTGGGPPADAALSAGHYYRPTVITGLDNDSRTAQEEIFGPVETVIPFDTEEEALRLANTTRYGLAGILFTRDLDRAHRMAARWKAGTVWVNCYFERDLRMPFGGEGSSGVGREGGNFSREFFTEPRAVVLRIR from the coding sequence ATGTCCATCGGCGCCACGGCCGCGGAAAAGCGGACGGTTCACCATCTGATCGGCGGCCGCTCCGTCGCCTCCGAGGACGGGCGCACCTTCGAGACCCGCGACCCGCACGACGACGCGCTGCTCGGCACCGTCGCCCGGGGCGCGGCCCGGGACGGCGAGCTGGCCGTCACGGCGGCGCGCGAGGCCTTCGACGCGGGGCCCTGGCCCCGGATGACGGCGGCCGAGCGGCGGACGGTCCTGCACGCGGTGGCCGACGCGGTCGACGAACACCGGGACGAGCTGGCCCTGCTGGAGTCCCACGACAGCGGGAAGACCCTCCGCCACGCCCGGCACGGGGAGATGCCCCGGGTCGCCCAGAACTTACGGTTCTTCGCGGACTTCGCGGCCCTCGCCACCGAGGAGGCCTACCCCGACGGCCCGGTGCTCGGCTACTCGCTGCACGCCCCGGCCGGGGTGGTCTCCGCGATCAGCCCGTGGAACGCGCCGCTCATGCTGGCCACCTGGAAGGTCGCGCCCGCGCTGGCCTTCGGCAACACCGTCGTACTGAAGCCGGCGCCGCAGACCCCGCTGACGGCGGCCCGGTTCGGGGAGCTGGCGCTGGAGGCGGGGCTGCCGGAGGGCGTCCTCAACATCGTGCACGGGTACGGCGGCGACGAGGTCGCCGGGCCGCTGACCGGTGACCCGCGCGTGGACCGGATCACCTTCACCGGCTCCAGCGCCACCGGCGCGGCCATCATGGCGGCAGCGGCGGCCAACCTGACGCCGGTCTCCGCCGAGCTGGGCGGCAAGTCGGCCAACATCGTCTTCGCGGACGCGGATCTCGACATCGCGGTGCCGGAGTCGATCCGGGCCATCTTCGGCGGGAGCGGCCAGGTCTGCTTCGCCGGTTCGCGGCTGCTCGTACAGCGGTCGATCCTGCCGGAGTTCCTGGAGCGGTTCACCGCCGAGGCCGAGAAGCTGGTGGTCGGGGACCCGCGCCAGGAGCAGACGTTCATGGGCCCCCTCATCGAGCGGGCGCACCTGGAGAAGGTGCACGGTTACGTCGAGCTGGCCCAGCGGGAGGGCGGCACGGTCCTCACCGGCGGCGGCCCGCCGGCCGATGCCGCGCTCTCCGCCGGGCACTACTACCGGCCCACCGTGATCACGGGGCTGGACAACGACTCGCGCACGGCCCAGGAGGAGATCTTCGGCCCGGTGGAGACGGTCATCCCGTTCGACACCGAGGAGGAGGCGCTGCGGCTGGCGAACACCACCCGGTACGGGCTGGCGGGCATCCTCTTCACCCGCGACCTGGACCGCGCGCACCGGATGGCGGCCCGCTGGAAGGCCGGCACCGTCTGGGTCAACTGCTACTTCGAGCGCGATCTGCGCATGCCCTTCGGGGGCGAGGGGAGCAGCGGCGTCGGCCGGGAGGGCGGGAACTTCTCCCGCGAGTTCTTCACCGAGCCCCGGGCCGTGGTCCTGCGCATCCGCTGA
- a CDS encoding FAD/NAD(P)-binding protein codes for MGSRQLSRNAAIGVIGGGAAAVCLLDALAEASTAPGEVTVFEPSPHLWRGRPYQPDLDTVRVNIAPGGMSVRFGDPEHFPGWLAARDAVLGMAGPDFVDPINGLRFIPRATYGAYLEQSAREAVARLRNEGWRVDVVPEQVTAAEPAPGGRVRLFHGDGESLTVDHTVLCVGRGRPGDPYGLTGRDGYLPDAYPLARTLGEIGADADVGVIGAGLTGVDIVLSLLARGHRGQVLLASRSGVLPRVRQTARPHTLKHFTADWFRGAARRGETVTLGQVVDLMRAEFADAGEDFTAVAREITAAAEAEDPVKRLRRHLSEVDSPDRGLRILQQAVPATGPDVWPLLPEADRRQLLRDHYRSMMSLCCPMPATTATALLGMVDSGQLRIVSDVRAVEPTPGGGFALRTGDGAPPLRADRLINAVNPAPGGLPARAQSLVTSLVSEGLAELHPRGGVVTERATSRLLTGGRAHPGLYALGDLAAGSLFFTFGLPSIVDRAHDIVQAIRAGDGPPLPVTEDAVLSA; via the coding sequence ATGGGCTCAAGACAGCTGAGCCGGAATGCCGCCATAGGCGTGATCGGGGGAGGGGCGGCCGCCGTCTGTCTGCTCGACGCGCTCGCCGAGGCCTCGACGGCCCCCGGCGAAGTCACTGTCTTCGAGCCCTCGCCCCATCTGTGGCGCGGCCGGCCCTACCAGCCGGACCTGGACACGGTCCGGGTCAACATCGCCCCCGGGGGGATGTCCGTACGCTTCGGGGACCCGGAGCACTTCCCGGGCTGGCTGGCCGCCCGGGACGCGGTGCTCGGCATGGCCGGACCCGACTTCGTCGACCCGATCAACGGGCTCCGCTTCATCCCGCGCGCCACCTACGGCGCCTATCTGGAGCAGTCGGCCCGCGAGGCCGTCGCCCGGCTGCGCAACGAGGGGTGGCGGGTCGACGTCGTCCCCGAGCAGGTCACCGCCGCCGAGCCCGCCCCCGGCGGCCGGGTGCGGCTGTTCCACGGCGACGGCGAGAGTCTCACCGTCGACCACACCGTGCTCTGCGTGGGCCGTGGCCGGCCCGGCGACCCGTACGGGCTGACCGGCCGGGACGGCTATCTGCCCGACGCCTACCCGCTGGCCCGCACCCTGGGGGAGATCGGTGCCGACGCCGACGTCGGCGTCATCGGTGCCGGGCTGACCGGTGTCGACATCGTCCTCTCGCTGCTCGCCCGCGGGCACCGGGGCCAGGTCCTGCTGGCCTCGCGCAGCGGAGTGCTCCCCCGGGTCCGCCAGACGGCCCGGCCGCACACCCTGAAGCACTTCACGGCCGACTGGTTCCGGGGGGCGGCCAGGCGCGGGGAGACGGTGACCCTGGGCCAGGTGGTTGACCTCATGAGGGCCGAATTCGCGGACGCGGGCGAGGACTTCACCGCCGTGGCACGGGAGATCACCGCCGCCGCGGAGGCCGAGGACCCGGTGAAGCGGCTGCGCCGGCACCTGTCCGAGGTGGACTCGCCCGACCGGGGGCTGCGCATCCTCCAGCAGGCGGTGCCCGCCACCGGCCCCGACGTCTGGCCGCTGCTCCCGGAGGCCGACCGCAGACAGCTGCTCCGCGACCACTACCGCTCGATGATGAGCCTGTGCTGCCCCATGCCGGCGACCACCGCGACCGCCCTGCTCGGCATGGTCGACAGCGGGCAGTTACGGATCGTCTCCGACGTACGGGCCGTGGAGCCGACGCCCGGCGGCGGCTTCGCCCTCCGTACGGGGGACGGGGCGCCGCCGCTCCGGGCCGACCGGCTGATCAACGCGGTGAACCCGGCGCCCGGCGGGCTGCCCGCCCGCGCCCAGTCGCTGGTCACCTCGCTGGTCTCCGAGGGGCTGGCCGAACTCCACCCGCGCGGCGGTGTCGTGACGGAGCGGGCCACCAGCCGGCTGCTGACCGGCGGCCGGGCCCACCCCGGTCTCTACGCGCTCGGTGACCTGGCCGCGGGCAGCCTGTTCTTCACCTTCGGGCTCCCCTCCATCGTCGACCGCGCTCACGACATCGTGCAGGCGATCCGCGCCGGTGACGGTCCGCCGCTGCCCGTCACCGAGGACGCCGTACTCAGCGCCTGA